The Helianthus annuus cultivar XRQ/B chromosome 15, HanXRQr2.0-SUNRISE, whole genome shotgun sequence genomic sequence aatcgcatgcttgctatgaggaattgttcacacttttatcttatgctatgtatgtaccaaacttgtatactcgcctttacttttgcattgaattattttaaacatgttacaggttgatgaggacgatgctaagaaaagaaatagcgttgatgcctagatacacatatagacgttagggtttaatatgttgtatcaaattttgttatgttatcatgatGTTTCGTTAAACtcgttgtatttgaatttcttgtaatgttgactatttgaagttatgaaatgaaatgaaatttggattttctaaatattgtcacaaatagtgttatgatgtctctagcaatcttcacacttcgtctcatcccgatgtttccgccattggttggggtgtgacattaacacCCTGACGTTTCCAAAAGACATCAATGTACCCCTGCTACCTAACGCCGTTAATTTCAACCGTTAGCACTGACATTCTTGTTTTGGATGGGAAGGAGGGAAACACGCGTGTATTGATTTGACAGGTGTGTCCCCCCTCGTTGGGCTAAGGGACCACGGGTTTGTGGCGAGCCAAGCAATAACCAAGGCAGAGGCGGCCAAAGTAGCTAAGCATGAAAAAGCTTGCATCAAGAATCAACACGTGTTCGTCCCGTTCGCTTTCAATACTtttggcgctctcgcccctgacgcggtgcggttcctcaagcgggttcagcaggtggtaagcagtaacaccgcgcatgttaaggggcagaattttgtgtttagcagggtagggtttgctattcagaagggggtagcggcgcaacttgttgctcgtctacctgcctATAGTTTGTAATCATCtctatttttataatattatataatcaTTCTATCAGAATACATTCTTGAGAAAATGTATATTATCCAAGTTTATTTtgcttcaaaaaaaaaagttgtgcaGTTTACAATTTTGATTCGAAGTTGGTATATTGTGGTGATGAAAGTTTCGTTTAGTGTATTGGCGATGAAGTAGGGATGTCACCATAAGGACCAGGTTCGCCAGAATCACGAAGCTTGCAGTGTTGTGCATCTCCGATGTGTTCTATATTCAGGATGGGATAATTAGGAATATGCTCAAATATCAAGCAATTCAGCTTATGCATATGCTTAGCAGTCATATATGTGTAGTTAACAACCAATTAGAAAGTGGGCAGACCAAAGTTGAATCAAGAACTTGAAAATTATGAAGATACACCTCGCTGTGACTTCTTCTCTTCCAAAAATTCAACGGAGTTACGGGTTGACCAGAAAAATGTTTCAAATTCTAATAGAGGTTTTTCAAACGTAAATATGCGACTGAAAGTTACTAACAAGGTGAGGATAGGTATCGTGGTTATCTTTTTAgtgttttaggttttttttagtttgCCAAAAACTTGAAAATTGTTATAGAACAGAGGGACTTAAAGTTTCACTTAGTACATAACACAGGGTTGTAAAACGAAAGGTTATAACCGTCATTTCACATTTCACATTCAACCTAACAGAAAGATGATGTCATTAGAAAGTAGGGGATACCTTGATGGCTTTAGAAAACATCGGGGTGTTAAATTGACGAATTTTTAAAATTGGGTTGCAAAGTGCCAGTTGATGTAAACCAACGGGTGTAAAATTGCAGTTCGTTTACTCTAGCATATATATAACTAGGTTATggccccgtgtgttacacgggttgattaatgaaaacgatataatttattatttgtaATTACTTATTATTTTTAATCTACTCTTGATAGTTTTTGATTGAACATACATGATAAATTCATAAGTTGTCATTAACAACATTGAATTTCATGGGAGAAACCTTTAATAACATTGAATTTTATCGGATAAACCtcctaaaataataaaataaaaaaacaaagtcatTAAAATTCACACCAACAAAACCTGGGAAAAGTTGAattaaagaaaggaatattggatttaaTAATCTCAATTATTCGTCGTTGCCCGCTAACAGTTCCAATTTAAAAAATAACCATTGGTTGAGTGgttgtcccaactattaacatattggcttccaatggaccctgactaacaaaACCCTAATGTGGGTTAGTCTTCGATCGCCGGAAAAACGCTTTTTAGCCGGAAAAAGGTTCCTAAATGTTTTATCTAAGGTTACAAAAAGGTTTaagacgaaaatgttgagttttccagcAAAAAACTTGAGTTTTTCCGGacaaaaagaagttttccggcgATAAAAGAATTTACGGCGACCTCATAATTGGGGtttttagtagaaaaaggttcctaaagtaAGTAATAAGGTCACAAAGGGGTTTGGGACAAAAAATGAATTTTCcggccaaaaatgagtttttcgGCCAAAAACGTTTTTTCCGGCGACCgaagatttaaataaaaaatatattatttttatccaTAAATTTTATCGTTTTATCTTTTACCCTAAACaaatatatatagataatatttgttaataagattCAAGTAATAAATGAAATACAAGTaacaattttatctttttatcttgTACTGTTTTGTTTTCCATTTATAtttatcaattttattatttggtataaaaaattaaatttattcaacctgtgCAATACACGTGTTTTTTtgaaatatattttttataatttagtATGGAAAACAAAACAGTAAAAGATAAAATTATTActtgtatttttatttatatttttaaattaaaaatctaAAACATTAGTAGAAGCCATGAGTTACCTAtgcttattttattataattcaGTTTTATTAATCTCTACTATAAAATAAAGTCATGATAAATATAAATGgaaaaaaatagtaaaagataAAATTCatagattaaaataatatattatttagttgaatcttattaacaaatattatctatatttatttgtttaggatatattttttgtttgaattttattaataaatattatctttgtctatttgtttagggtaaaagataaaaagataaaatttatggattaaaataatatatttttatttaaatcttattaaataatattatctaTATCTACTTATTTAGGTGGGAAAAAATAGTTGAGATCACCTAATAGAGCGACATGTGTCCCCCAtatgatttactttattatatgtatagattggTGGGCTAAATAAGGGAAAACAATTTCAATCAGGTAATGGTGGTCCTGGTGGGTTCGAAATGAGGCCAGCATTGAGTGACGCATGGCTCGACGGGGAATGAATTGGTGTGAGGGGATTTTAAAACTAGAGGGAGGTCAAGAGACCCACCGAAAAGCCACTTAACCAATCACAAAACTTcctattttattatttttcattttccCATATTACTTttattcttgttttttttttttcaactagGTTTATACCcacgcgcgcgttgcggcgcgccAAACCAAATCATTCTTGATGTGAACATTTTGCTTATGCCAATGAAGTTCATACACAAAAGTGGCTGATGCGATTTATAGCACGGTTCTAACATAGATCACAAAAGTTTTTTTTCATGTGTTTGGTACCTAGTCTTCTTTGTGGCGCTAATGACGCTAATGCCTTCACCTATATATATTGGCAAACCGATTAACATCTGAAACACCCAATAACATGAGAAGTGTTGGAAAAGGATTTACGTTGCTCCGGGCAATGGTGTTGTTTTACTTGTTGATTATCTCAAGTTCACCCGAATACATTCCGCCTCCATCCTTTGTAACAATAGTTCCAATATTTATTTTAGCcaacaaataaaatattagaAAACCCGGATATCATAATGAAAATGTAAAATAAGTATGCATCATTTAAGTTTGGAGTCAAAATACATGtcaattattaatattaatatttttttttttgaacggccgacaaaagttattttattaattgtAGCAAGACGCTACCCGCCAAATGTACAAAGTCCACCAACCACACCAAAATGATGAAATATTACATGAAAAAAGTTAACCACGGATTTCAAAGCGACACCAATCCTCCCATGTCAATGAAATCATTTTCGATCGATTCTTCACCCATAGGAATGCCATGGCTTTAATCTCGTCTAGGATCTTCGTTGTGTTTGGATTCGACTGTCTAAAAACGGACTCGTTTCTATGCTTCCAAATGCTCCACATAGACACCAAAATTACCGCATGCAGCACCTTCTTTTTCTTCCTTGACGCACCCGAGCACGATTCATGTAGTGAAAGCAAATCGGACAAATCAAAAGCGATAATAGGCGGAACTTTACACCAATCTGCAATGTTCTGCCAAATCACTTGGGCGAATTGACATGCGACAAATAAGTGATCGCTCGTTTCAGCATGGTCACCACAAAGAGGACATAAGTTATCTTGGACCGTGATATTTCTCCGCGCCAAAGCACATTTTGTCGGAAGTCTCTCCATCTCAGCTCTCCAAGCCACTATGGCTACTTTCTTTGGAACCCAGTTATTCCACATAAATACCTTTGTTGGCCTGACACGATTCACAGTGCTTAATTTCTCTTTAATTCCAGCCACCTTGAATACACCATCAGCCGCgaaattccatctccatttatcCCTTCCCGGACCCATTTGCAACCCACTCACCAAAGTTATTAATTGATTTAATTGGTCATTACAATTGGCATCAAGAACTGGCCTAGTCCAGGCCCACATAAAGACAGGCCCAGAACCATCATTACGAAACCGGTCCACCACCAAACAATTTTTGTGTGATTCATATTTAAACAGATCAGGGAACCGGACATAAAAAGGACTAGAGTCGGCCCAGCCATCTAACCAAAAGTGAATGTTTTTACCATTACCGAGACTTGCGGTTATATCATTCTTCAAATCGATACCAGCAGATAGGAGGGGCGTATAGACTTTTGAAATGCACTTCCACGGGCCGACCAGAGACACCTTAACTGGAAAGTCATTCCAAGTTCTACCATTTTGATGAATAGCCCAGATAACTCTACTCCACAAGCTTCCTTTTTCAGTTttaaacctccaccaccatttagCCAACATGGCTAAATTAGCGTCTCTAATGGAACCGAACCCCAACCCACCATATTCTGTTGGAGCAATTGTTTTCTCCCATGCCACCCAATTCATCCTAGCCTTTTCTTCCGAACCGCCCCAAAAGAACACCCTTCTAATCTTATCTAAATCATTCAACACTTTAACCGGGGCCTTAAATAAAGATAGATAATACGTTGGTAAAGAATTCAAGACCGATTTGATCAAGGTAATTCTTCCGCCATATGAGAGGGTTTTGGCTTTCCATATTGAGAGCCTGTTTCTAAACACTTCCACCACGGACTTCCAATTCCGAACCAAGTTCATATTAGCCCCAACTGGTAGACCAAGATGAATGAAAGGGAACGTACCTTGTTTACACCGCAGATGACTTGCCATTTGCTGAATTTCTTGATCACTAACCCCAATCCCATAGATACTACATTTAGCAAGGTTAACCTTAAGCCCAGAAGCTAGATAGAAACACCTCATAACCCGTCGCAGATTATAAATATTCTGTGGAGACCACTCCCCAACAAACATCACATCATCCGCATATATTAGGTGAGACAACGACGGTCCGTTGGCTGTAACATCGATACCTTTAAACAAACCAATAGAGGACGCCTTCTTCATAACACACGACAAGGCCTCCATCACTATAACGAACAAGAACGGTGAGAGAGGGTCTCCCTGTCTGAGACCACGAGAGCAATCAAACTCTCTGGTTGGTGACCCATTCACCAAGACAGAGGCTTTGGCTGAGTACAACGTCGCCATAACCCACGACCGCCATCTACTAGGGAAATTCATCTGGGCCATGACTGAATTAAGAAAAGACCAATTCACCGAGTCATATGCCTTGCTGATATCAACTTTAAAGAACATGCCACTTCGCTTATATTTTTTTAGCCAACCCAATACCTCATTAAGAATCAGAGGACCGTCCATGATATTCCTCCCAGCAATAAAAGCCGACTGTTGTTCCGATATCAGATTCCCTATTACTCTTTTCAGACGATTCACTAGTACCTTCGAGATAACTTTGTTGATTACACCAATCAAGCTAATCGGCCTATAGTCGTTTGGGCCCACCGGATCCTTAACTTTTGGAATCAATGCTATGAACGATGACGTGCAACACTTGTTAATCACCCCCTCCTCATAGAACTTACTGAACAGTCTGACCATATCTTCCCGAAGACCATCCCAGCATTCCTTAATGAACTTAAAATTGAACCCATCCGGCCCGGGTGCCCGATCACCTTCACATTCCCAAACGGCTTCCTTAATTTCTACCACGGAAAATGGTTCTTCTAACATAACTGCCTCAGAATCCGATATAGAGGCGATATTAGGAACTATCATCTCCGGCCGGATCTGCATTGGTTCCGAGAACTGGTTGTGGAAAAATTCATACAAGGATTCTTTAATGGCTAAGGGGTTCGTACTCCACACACCATCAACCATAAGACCATTCAATCGATTCGTGCAGATATTAGAATTGATAATATGATGAAAAAATGAAGAATTTTCATCACCTTCAATAGCCCACTTAGATCTTGATTTTTGGCGCAGATCCAATTGTTTTATTCTTTCGAATTCAGCCACGAAGTTCCGACATTCTGCTCGTTCAGCTAGTTCATCCTCCACAAGATTCCTTTCCTCCGCCAAATTTTCAATAAATTCCAACCTTCTTTTTTTACCACCATAGATCCCTTCTCTTCTATTCTTTTCCAGTTTCAGCCATGATTTTATGTTATTTTTTAGCCACCTGAGTTTTATTGCTAACGCAAGATCCGCTGGCCCAGAGAAGTTAAACATACCACACTTTTGAAGGACAAAGTCGAAGAACCCAGGATATTCAAACCATGAATTGAAAAATCTGAATGGGACGTGGCCAAAATCTGACTGGACCGTTGAGAGGACGATTGGCCTATGATCCGAAACTTCCCTAGCCAACGCAATAACACTCGCGTTTGGCCATCTTTCCCTAAACCCCAAGCACACCAAGAAGCGATCCAGTTTACTAAGTTTTTTCCCATCATCCGAGATGTAAGTAAATTTTCCACCACCCATATTATATTCCACAAGCCCAGCTGATAAGATAAACTCATTAAAAGCCAAAGCGTTAGCTTCAACAAATTCAGAATTCATGCGCTCACTGGCATCCCTCACATCGTTAAAATCCCCCATCAAGACCCAATTCCCCTGTAAGGAATTCCTATAACCCAAGATATCCAGCCAAATTCCCCTTCTCCTATTTGCATCATTAGGAGCATAGACGTTGACTACATTGATTCTAAACCCCGATTGCACCAAATATCCAgaaacaataataaaattcctGTTGTGATATATATCTACACACCTGAAAACTGCCGGAGACCAGAGGCAAGCGAGACCACCAGATCTACCTATAGCGTCGACCACAGCAACTTTAAATTCAGCACGACCCCAAAATTTATTGAACAAAAAAGCCGCAGAGTCCTGTAATTTCGTTTCCTGAATAGCGAGGAAGTGTATCCCATAGCCTGTTTTGAGCCCCCTAATCCAATCGGCCTTTCGATCATTCTTCACCCCCCTGAGATTAACTGACAAGCAATTCATCGCGACCGATTTTCGACGCCTTCTTTAACAATAAGGTCTTCGGTGGCCGGAATGAAACCACTGAGGTCTATACCCACCATTGCCCCAACCTGTACCGTTTCTTCGACCTCCGTTCTGAGCGATCCACGATCAAACACCTGACCTCCAGAGTTATCTGGCATCTGATTATCTTGCGTACCTGAGGTGGCATCCTCCCGATTAACAGAGTCAACACCATCAGTACCGACGTTGCACCGAGCAGACTCCTCACACCCAGAAAGTTCTCTAGCAGGAGAATTGAGATCAAGAGAAACCGAATCCAATCTAACTGATTGCCCAAACAATTTCTGAGAAGGTCCTTGAGTAGAGCCAAAAGACGGAGGGCTACGATCTTCCCTGTATCTTTTACCCAAATTAATATAAGGAGTTGGGCCATCATCACCGTCTGCAGTATTGGGCTTCCTGCCTTGTCCATTTGGCCCACACAACCCACCAACCTTTAGGTTATTATTTTCCACATTCGGCCCCACAGGGTTGACTTCCAGAACTGGACAGCCACCCATTTCCACCGACACATCATTGTATCCATGTTCATGCGCCGACAAATTACCTTTCCCATGCACGTCGATATTCCCCGTATTCACGTTGCTTCCCGGTGACTTCTCATTTGTCTGTGACCCATGGACTACCGGAGACCCTTCCAATTCCACCGGAGGAATGACGGGATCCCCCGTCTGAGCATCAACATCTACCTCCTGCACCGGATCATTCTCCACCGAAGCCGGCATCGCCTGTTCATCTTCCGTCGCCGGGGTCTGAAAACCATCCTGTAGACCGTCATCTTGCCCGAATACCTCCTGAATCTCTCCTTCCTCTAAGTCATCCATTTCCACTGACTCGTCTTCGGAGTCCGACTCAAGATCTGAATCCATACTATTCCATGTAGACTCCATATTTAACCCAGGATAATGCAACTCCGTCACCTCAGCGACCCGGATAGCTAAACTTTTTTCATTCCACTTGATTACCGCTGCTTCATCAATTCTGGACATTTGAGCCGTTAACACTTTAACTGAACCATAGGAATTATCCTCCTCCTGCCAGGAAAAGGACGATTGTTGAACCACCTCCCCAAAAAGGCCCCCAATCTTATCATATAAACTATTATCTCGAATAATAAACGGCACGCCGGATATATTCAAATTCACAATACGGCTGAATGGAATTTCTTCACCATTCCAGATGGAATATTTAGAGAATATCTTGTCGAAAAGAGGAGCATGCTTCCCCATAGTTTCGTTGGCATATCTCCTATCTTTGAAAGTTAACAAGAACGTCATACCCCCAACATATGAAAGGCCAACCTCCGATAATCCTTCTCCTTCTATAGCCAGTTTAAGCTTCCTGAGATGCATCACCTCCCTCGTATGTCCCAGGATCGATCTTCCAATACAATGTAATGGGTATAATGACCCTTTCCCAGTCACGTTAACCACTTTGGCACCATGACCATCCTCCATGTTCATCCTATTACCTTTAAATAATTCCGCAAAAGACGGCCCATCACGGCCGTATGTCTGACCCGGCTGACCGCTACCCGACGACATGTTATGAACACTCTTATGCCCACCCTGCTGCTGCACACCCTCCCCATTGCAACCGGTATCATATTGTTCCTCCCGGTTACTCGCCTTCGGTCTCCAAAAATTTCTGCCCTGAGGTACCTGAGCATAGTTAATTCTCTTATGGTCCTTATCATACTTAGCTAAAGCAACCACAGCCTTCCTGTCGAACATCCTAATAGAATTGAGTTTCATTAGAGTCCCTTGCATGTCCTCCACCCCCAAGAACCGAACAAAGCCAAAACAACACCCCCTTGCATCCCGTTTCCGGGCCACATACGCATCAGAGACATATCCAAACGGTTGGAAGGATCTCCAAAGAACATTTCTGGTAACTCGGTCTGATAAATTTTGCACAAGGAACGTCCATTCCACACCATCTCCTTTACTTTTCCGATTTTTCCGATTCTGAACATTTGACCACGGACCACCCGAATCATACTCATACTCTCTCTCCATGGCAGCTCCGAGAAAACAAATGAACAGAGTAAGAACAGCCCTAGCGGTGTTAATGGGATTCGAACCAGTCTAGCTTAACTATACACAGATAGCCGCGACCGGTATCAGACCCGCTAAGCCCACCGGGAAACCGTACACACTCTGCGGGAAAGGAGGCCAGGAAAGAGATGGAACACACACTATAGAAAAAAGATGACCCCTCACAAGAACGAAGGACGAGACACCGGCCGAGATAGGGAGGAGGGTACGACTGTCGTTGAACTGATAACCAGGACCCTTCCCACTCATAGACACGTGTACTTTTTTTAGAGCTAGGGAAATGAACAGTGTTTTCAAAACGTGGTTTAGTCTTATTGATGCATTTGGGCGGTCATCACACTCATAGACACGTGTACTTTTTTTCCCCGTCATCAACCTTTTTAAAACAGTTCTAAATTAAATCTTAAAAGTCAAAAGTGGAGTTTGATTTCACGGTGGAGGAAGTAGTTTAGTTACAAATTCATGCCTGAAGCCTCTAAAGAGGTTTTCATAACAAAACTAAGTGTTGAACACATACCACTATTGGTTTGATTTGGTTTTTTATGCTAATCAGAAAGTGTATGTAACTTACCACCGTGAAGAACAAAGCGATCAAAACCTAGAGAATAATTCGGCTTCGTGAAGCTCTTTTCTTCATTCTTCTTCGGAGACTCTTTACCTTTGGAGCTGTAATTAAAGAATTTATATGACAATTTTGGTTTTTTGCTAGCCTTGTTTTTGGCTCTCTTGGCCTCAAACTGGTCAGACAGTTCTCACGGGCCTCATCAGCCTTCGATTTATAAATGCTTTCCATGAGCACACGCTTATTTTCAAAGACATTACCCTCAACCTTCATATCATGATATATATATGTCTGTCAATCTTTTTTGACTCACGGCACCTGCGAAGCAACCGTCTCAACACTCTCATTTCCTCATCCACAACATCTTTGTGGGCAATCTTGCCTCCCTTGTCTGTTACGCTTATCTAGAGTTGATCAAACAAAAACATTGTTATCTTAAATTCAATGAAACAAAACTTCTGTTAGTAAAAACATTGTTATCTTAAATCCCGAGTAGCAATCTTGCCTCCCTTGTCTCTCGGCTTCCTACTCGGGATGTTCTGCCCCATCATCCTTGACCAGATTACGGATGTTCTGACCTGGGATTATCAATAACAAAAAATAGAacaaaaataagttaaaaaaaaaacacttttgaATTTTTACTAATAATAAGATaataaagttttaaaagaaatcGGTAAACAATCAGTTAAATGTAAAATTGGAGACTAAAAAAAAGAAATTGGAGATATCTCCAATTTACAAGAAACAATTGGTGCAGGCTAACCATTGCAGTTGAAAGTATCAAAAATTACATTTTCCATACACAGTAACCTAGTTGTATAAAAAATAGAAATTAACCATAAAACTACAGATCATGTCCTGCACAAAAATAAGATATACACAACTTCGGTACACCAGACAAACATTCAAAACCACAAATCAACAAAAGACGAAATACACATCTCGGATATACGAATTAATTACGGATAATTATAGATCTGAGGCTATCAGGAGTACCCGAGAAATGATGAGTGACGATGGTTGCCAATGCCAATGGATGAAGAGTCATCGGCGATGGTGTACATGTAACGATTCAATTAGGTATGAAGATAGATCGGAGAGATGAGAGTTTAGACAATGCTCGTTTTCACATGGTTTCACTTTCACCAGAACCGCAAGAAAGAGCAACACAAAACACCATGGTGGCGGAGTGACGGTGGTGACCCTCCGGTAACCGCCCACCCTCTTCTCTCTCCATTTCCCCTTTCTCTCTCTTCTCGTTCTCTCTCATCTCGTTCTCTCTCATCTCGGTTCCGTCTCCTATCGTTCCTCTCCTCAAGACGGTTTTAAAAGGGTTGATGGGGGCAAAgaaccaccacagccaccaccatgGTGACCGGAGCACCGCCCACCCTCTTATCTCTCAGTTTTCCTTTTCTCTCTCTTCTAGTTCTTTATATTTAGAACTGTTTTAAAAAGGTTGATGACGGGGCAAAAAAAAGTACACGTGTCTATGAGTGTGATGACCGCCCAAATGCATCAATAAGAGTAAACCACGTTTTGAAAACACTGTTCATTTCCCTAGCTCTATTAAGGTTATATGTACTGGGGCGCGAGAAAGAGCCATAGCGCCGCTATGGCGTCTAGAACACCGCCCCCAAGGGCGCTATGTTTCAAAAATGGGTGGAGGGCGTCAGATTTTTCGCGGCGTTATTGTTGTTTGGTTAATTGAGTTGGCCAATCAAAAATAGAAgagtttttttatattaattaataaaacttaaaattattaaataggtaatgatgggtaggggctttatgactacggcctcaaattgcataacgcctcataaagccccttgctgacgtggcacgacacgtgtcgcataacgcccccaaaagggctttatgactacacatggcctaataGATATTAACATTAATTTTTAAGAGCTAATTACAAGAACTCTTTTTTGAACGTAATCCTCATCTAAATCTATGAATAAACTAACTGAAATAAACGGTGGTTGACAGCGTATGCTATTCCTGCTCTTAACGTACACCAACAGGTGTTAAATGACTCTTTTACCTATCATTCATTTGCTCCCCTGATCCGCAACCAGCTTTAACCGAACTGAACCCACGGCGCGTCACCCGTAAATGAACCCGATTAACCCAACACAAATATGATGCGATGATTGGATATGATGCAATCAAGAGGCTCCACCTTATCATCTTCTTTCACGTCACGTATTAAGTTGTCTATTTCAAGATTcttagggggcgtttggttcgcgTAATGATCTGGAATTGGAATTAAaatttgtataggaattagaatgtgaaggaattggatttggaatctacacattccaattggaattggaaattTTTGGAATTGGAATCTTAATTCCATTCTTGTTGAGTTATACATAAGATATTACAAGGGGGTATAAGAAATATGCACTTGTTATGAATATATATAATATTGATGGCACAAGCGTAATCAAGCAGTATGCTAATTTAATTCCGGCCATGCATTCAACGGCCTTATATTCACTCACAGGAAAAACATTATCTTCTAAATGTGAATGCTTCAAGAAGAGGTAAGAGAGATTTTCATTATCAAGAGGTGGTTAAATTAATATGTTTCTTAACGCTTTTTCTTTGATGATTATCAGTGGCAGTTCTAAATTCAGGGGCACATCAAAGAGTGTCTTTTCAGTTACTCACAGCAGGTAACATACCACTACTTTGTTAAAACATACTAATTTCAGAATTAATTTGTTTGTAGCCAATGGTACAGATAGGTTAATGCTAACAAATTATTTGTTAGCTTTTATAGTTTAAAGAAAATTTCATCTTCATTAATCCAAATTCACTTAAAAACCTAATTTATATTATGATTTCATtcctttttttttcaatttagtGGTAATCATGTTGCGGCACTAGCTTTAGCTGCAAATCTTCAAAGAATTCCAGCATATGTGGTTCACTACCACATTGTCACTCTAATAATTCCAATAAGTGGTTTGTATATTCCGCTATCATCTATGAATCTTATGCTCTTAAGCTGTTTGTTTGGTTTCCTTATTGTTAACGCGAAGTTGAAACATGTAGGTGGTGGTTTAATTTCTGGGGTGGTTGTTGGAGCCAAGTCAAGGAATCCAGCCATACGGGTCTTGGGTGCTGAGCCAAAAGGAGCCGATGATGCAGCACAATCAAAAGCATGTGGTAGACTTATAACCTTGAGTCACACCAACACAATTGCTGATGGCCTTCGAGCTTCCCTGGGAGATATCACTTGGTAATAATATCATACACATAATAACTAGTGCCAAAAACATACATTAAATTCAATAGTCAATTATTTTGTGTGTGAAAGATTCTGATATGCATGTTGTTTTAGATGGTTTGTCGAAAACAAATTACTAGTTAAAAACAGT encodes the following:
- the LOC110913297 gene encoding serine racemase → MHSTALYSLTGKTLSSKCECFKKSGSSKFRGTSKSVFSVTHSSGNHVAALALAANLQRIPAYVVHYHIVTLIIPISGGGLISGVVVGAKSRNPAIRVLGAEPKGADDAAQSKACGRLITLSHTNTIADGLRASLGDITWPIVRDLVDDIITVDDEEILEAMRYNYEVLKVAVEPSAAIGLAAVLSDNSKKNSRWNCSQNIGIVISGGNVDLGALWELFSRITRT